The sequence below is a genomic window from Lysobacter stagni.
GTGCGACGACCGCGGCTACCTGGAAGCCCCGCTCGACGAACTGCACCTGCTCGGCCATGGCGCCTGCAATGTGGATGCCAGCGAGCTGGAAATCGTCCGCCAGCGCCTGCTGCACGGCGAATGGCCGGGCGTGGCCGCCGTCGATGCCGGCGAATGCCTGCGCGCGCAGTTGTCGATGCAGCCCGAATCCGGGGCACGCACGCTGGCCATGCGCATCCTGCGCGACCACGTGGACCTGCTGGCGATGCACGACGAGGCCGCATTGGCCAAGGCGTTGCGCGTCGATGCCGACGCCGTCCGTGCCGCGGTCGCGCTGATCCTCACCCTGCGCGCGCATCCGATCGAGGATGCTCCCGCTCGCGAACACGACGTGATCGTGCCCGACGTGGTGGCCTGGCGCGCCGACGGCGCCTGGCGCGTCGCGCTCAATGCGCGCTCCACGCCGCGCGTGCGCATCGCCGCACACTGTGAACGCGCCCTGGCCGACGCCCCGGGCGACGTCAGCGCACTGCGCGGCATGCTCGACGAAGCCCGCTGGCTGGTGCGCGGCGTGACCATGCGCAACGACACCCTGCTGCGCACCGCGCGCGTGCTGGTCGAACGCCAGCGCGCGTATCTGGAACAGGGCGACGAGGCCATCGCACCGCTCACCCTGCGCGAAGTGGCCGACGCCATCGGCATGCACGAATCCACCGTCTCGCGCATCACCAGCGGCAAGTACCTGCAGACCCCGCGCGGCACGATCGAGCTCAAGCGCCTGTTCGCGGTGCGCCTGGAAGGTGCGGACGTGTCGGGCAGCGCGGTGAAGGCGATGGTCAAGCGCCTGATCGACGATGAACCGGCGCATGCGCCGCTGGCCGACGACACCATCGCCGGCCTGCTCGCCCGCCAGGGCGTGCGCGTGGCGCGCCGCACAGTAGCCAAGTACCGTGACCAGCTGGCCATCGCGCCGGCGCGCCAGCGCCGCCGCACCCCGGCCGTGCTCGCGAAGGCAGGTTGAAACCATCATGCGTGAACTGCGAATCCTCATCGTCGACGACCACCCGGGCTTCATCAGCGCGGCGATCCGTCACCTGCGCCGCCAGCCGTGGGCCAACATCGTCGGCACCGCCGGCAACGGCATCGAAGCCATCACGCAGTGCGAGACGCTGCGTCCGGACGTGGTGTTGATGGACATGGCCATGCCCGAGATGGGCGGGCTGCAGGCGGCGCGCCTGATCAAGGCGCAGGACGAGCCGCTGCCCTACATCGTCATCGCCAGTCATTTCGACGACACCGAACACCGCGAACATGCCCTGCGCGCCGGCGCGGACGCGTTCGTCAGCAAGCTTGCCTACATACAGGACGTGCTCCCGCTGCTGGAGCGCCTTGCCACGGAAGACACCACGTCATGAGCGAGTCCCGCATTCTGTTGATCGACCAGGACATGGCGCGCGCCGAGCGCATCGCCACGCTGCTGGAGTTCATGGATTTCACCCCGCGTCTGGCTAGCGACGCGGACGAAGTGAGCCTGGAGCGCGCGCGCGCCAGCGACTGGGTCGCCGTCGTCGTCGGTGACACCGGTGACGGGGTGGCGTGGGAGCGCTTCGCGGCGTGGCTCGGTGCGCAGCCGATGCATCCGCCGGTACTGGAACTGGCCGGGCAGGACGACAACGCCGCCTGGCGTGCACAGATCCACCCCGACACCGTGTGGCCGCTGGATTACCCGATCCGTCGCCCGCAACTGCAGGACGTGCTGCGTCGCGCCAGCCTGAAGCGCCTGGACGACGACGCGCGCCGCGAGATGCCGCCGATCGGCCCCACCGGCCGCAGCCCGGCCGTGCTGCGCCTGACGCGCATGATCGACCAGGTCGCCGCGTTCGATACCACCGTGCTGATCCTGGGCGAATCCGGTACCGGCAAGGAAGTCGCCGCGCGCGCGATCCACGCGCGTTCGCCGCGCCGCGAGAAGCCGTTCGTCGCGATCAACTGCGGTGCGATTCCGCCGGACCTGCTGGAAAGCGAACTGTTCGGCCACGAGAAGGGCGCCTTCACCGGCGCGCTGACGCAGCGCAAGGGCCGTTTCGAGATGGCCGAGGGCGGCACGTTGCTGCTCGACGAGATTGGCGACATGCCGATGGCGATGCAGGTGAAGCTGCTGCGCGTCCTGCAGGAACGCTGCTTCGAGCGCGTTGGCGGCGGCGCGACGATGAAGTGCAACGTGCGCGTGATCGCCGCGACGCACCGCAACCTCGAATCACACATCGCCGAAGGCAAGTTCCGCGAGGACCTGTTCTACCGCCTCAACGTGTTTCCCATCGAGATGCCGTCGCTGCGCGAGCGCGCTGCCGACCTGACGGACCTGATCAACGCCATCACGCGCCAGCTGTCCGAGAGCGGCCGCGGCCGCGTGACGCTGGCCGGCGACGCCGTCGCGATGCTGCAGCAGTACGCCTGGCCGGGCAACGTACGCGAACTGAGCAACCTGCTGGAGCGCCTGTCGGTGCTGCATCCGGGCGGCCTGGTGCGCGCCGACGACCTGCCGGCGCGTTACCGCACGCAGCTGCCGGCGGAAACGCTGGCGGCGATCGACCGCATCCAGCCGGAGGAACCCGCTCCGGTGATGTCGCTGCTGCGCGAAGCCGAAGCCCCGGACCCGTCCACGCTGTCGCCGACGACGACGCTGCCGCCGCAGGGCATCGACCTGCGCGGGCACATCGCCAACATCGAACTCGACCTGATCCGCGCCGCGCTGGCCCAGACCGGTGGCGTGGTCGCCCACGCGGCACCGCTGCTCGGCCTGCGCCGCACGACGCTGGTGGAGAAGCTGCGCAAGTACGGAATCGAGCGCGACACGATGGAGCTGGCGCCGGAGTTCTGAGGATTCGATTTTCGTGCGGTGAGTGTTAGCGCTCCCGCTGCTGGTCGGACATGGCCCGGGCATGCGAAACGCACCCGGGCTTTTTGTTGCCCGGGCGAAGGGCATCGGGGCTGCTGTGGTTCATGAGCCCCCGGGGCGCGGCCCGGGCTGCAGTCGCAGTCGCAGTCGCAGTCGCAGTTGCCGTTGCAGTTGCCGTTGCAGTTGCCGTTGCAGTCGCAGTTGCCGTTGCAGTCGCAGTTGCAGTCGCAGTTGCAGTTGCAGTTGCGGTTGATCTTGCGACTTCGGAGCGAGCCGAGCACCGGAGCCGTGCGAGGGCCGAAGAGCCGCCCATGTCTGAGCGAAGCGCAGCGTAGCGAGTTTGGGCGGCGTGCCCTCGTGCGGCGAGGAGCGCAGGGGACCGCCGCGCAGCGGCGGATCGCGGAGGGAGCCAGCGGTTTTGGTTACTTTGCCAA
It includes:
- the rpoN gene encoding RNA polymerase factor sigma-54, with the protein product MKATMSPKLGLGVNLTPQLLQSIRMLQLTAPQLEMELRQALERNPLLEQEEPEDDIDDACADAQLETAAWDELPEPSFLSGGSVGSDYDDAASRVAESASTDPRVRLLQSLALQWDARDLSIAAWWLDQCDDRGYLEAPLDELHLLGHGACNVDASELEIVRQRLLHGEWPGVAAVDAGECLRAQLSMQPESGARTLAMRILRDHVDLLAMHDEAALAKALRVDADAVRAAVALILTLRAHPIEDAPAREHDVIVPDVVAWRADGAWRVALNARSTPRVRIAAHCERALADAPGDVSALRGMLDEARWLVRGVTMRNDTLLRTARVLVERQRAYLEQGDEAIAPLTLREVADAIGMHESTVSRITSGKYLQTPRGTIELKRLFAVRLEGADVSGSAVKAMVKRLIDDEPAHAPLADDTIAGLLARQGVRVARRTVAKYRDQLAIAPARQRRRTPAVLAKAG
- a CDS encoding response regulator; this translates as MRELRILIVDDHPGFISAAIRHLRRQPWANIVGTAGNGIEAITQCETLRPDVVLMDMAMPEMGGLQAARLIKAQDEPLPYIVIASHFDDTEHREHALRAGADAFVSKLAYIQDVLPLLERLATEDTTS
- a CDS encoding sigma-54 dependent transcriptional regulator, with product MSESRILLIDQDMARAERIATLLEFMDFTPRLASDADEVSLERARASDWVAVVVGDTGDGVAWERFAAWLGAQPMHPPVLELAGQDDNAAWRAQIHPDTVWPLDYPIRRPQLQDVLRRASLKRLDDDARREMPPIGPTGRSPAVLRLTRMIDQVAAFDTTVLILGESGTGKEVAARAIHARSPRREKPFVAINCGAIPPDLLESELFGHEKGAFTGALTQRKGRFEMAEGGTLLLDEIGDMPMAMQVKLLRVLQERCFERVGGGATMKCNVRVIAATHRNLESHIAEGKFREDLFYRLNVFPIEMPSLRERAADLTDLINAITRQLSESGRGRVTLAGDAVAMLQQYAWPGNVRELSNLLERLSVLHPGGLVRADDLPARYRTQLPAETLAAIDRIQPEEPAPVMSLLREAEAPDPSTLSPTTTLPPQGIDLRGHIANIELDLIRAALAQTGGVVAHAAPLLGLRRTTLVEKLRKYGIERDTMELAPEF